The following proteins are co-located in the Prionailurus viverrinus isolate Anna chromosome A1, UM_Priviv_1.0, whole genome shotgun sequence genome:
- the LOC125163891 gene encoding olfactory receptor 2T27-like, whose amino-acid sequence MVGGNKSSITDFILVGLFPEFQHSIVLNFMIIFVYILAFLGNILLIVLIWGDSRLHTPMYILLSQLSLIDLTLTSTIVPKMASNYFTGKRTISWIGCGTQSFFFLMLGMSECLILTLMAYDRYVAVCNPLHYPIIMSPRFCMHMVLGCWIGGSISSFIHTVYPMHFPICGSREIHHFFCEVPVLIKLSCEDTSVYQLVVVVTSIVLLVVPFSLITVSYTLIFLTVFRMNSVKGRKKTLATCSSHLTVVSLFFGPNIFIYMTFTSSHSAEQDQALSVFSNILTPMLNPLIYSLRNKEVVAALRKFMGKCVTF is encoded by the coding sequence ATGGTGGGTGGAAACAAATCCTCAATAACCGATTTCATCCTTGTGGGACTCTTTCCTGAATTTCAGCATTCTATTGTCCTCAACTTTATGATCATCTTTGTCTACATTCTTGCCTTCCTGGGAAACATACTTTTGATTGTCTTAATTTGGGGAGACTCTCGACTTCATACGCCCATGTACATTCTCCTCAGTCAACTCTCCCTCATTGACTTGACATTAACTTCCACCATTGTTCCAAAGATGGCTTCTAACTATTTTACTGGGAAAAGAACCATATCATGGATTGGCTGTGGAACACAGAGTTTCTTCTTCCTGATGTTGGGAATGTCAGAATGCCTCATCTTGACTCTCATGGCTTATGACCGCTATGTGGCTGTCTGCAACCCATTGCATTATCCCATTATTATGAGCCCCAGGTTCTGTATGCACATGGTTTTAGGTTGTTGGATTGGAGGCTCTATAAGTTCATTTATCCATACAGTCTACCCTATGCATTTTCCCATCTGTGGGTCACGGGAGATCCACCACTTCTTCTGTGAGGTTCCAGTCCTCATTAAGCTCTCTTGTGAAGACACTTCAGTGTACCAgttagtggtggtggtgacaaGCATTGTGTTGCTTGTTGTACCTTTCAGTCTCATCACAGTTTCCTATACTCTCATCTTCCTCACTGTCTTTCGTATGAACTCTgtcaaaggcaggaaaaaaactcTGGCCACTTGTTCTTCCCATCTAACTGTGGTGAGTCTCTTCTTTGGCCCAAACATATTTATCTATATGACTTTCACTTCCTCCCATAGTGCAGAGCAGGACCAAGCTCTTTCTGTGTTCAGCAATATCCTAACCCCCATGTTGAACCCCctcatctacagcctgaggaacaagGAAGTGGTGGCAGCTCTCAGGAAGTTTATGGGAAAATGTGTAACATTTTAG